DNA sequence from the Cupriavidus oxalaticus genome:
TCATGCCGACGCCGTGCGAGTCGTGCCCGCTCAGGTTGGCGCCGACCAGGTGGTCCGCGGTCAGGCGCGCCTCGCGCGTGTCGGAGCCGGCGGCAAGCCAGAGATCGGTGACCCATTGGTGCAGGGCAGGCGTGGAAATGTAGTGTTCGCTCATGTCTGTCTCGATTTGTTCTTGGATGGCGCGCCTTCGGGGTGGCGAGGCGCGGGCCCGGCGAGCGGACATTCTGGCAGCAATCTACCTGCCGGCGGTTGCCCGGGCCTTGCATTTTCTGCATAGGCACGCCGACGGGTTTGCCGATGCCTTCGAACGCGCGCGCGCCGCCGGCACGCCGGCCGTGATCGAACTGATGACCGATCCGCGCCAGCTCACGCCGGCCATGTGGGTGCAGGAGTGAGGCGCCGAGCAAGAGCGCCGCCGTCAGCGGAAATAGTCGGTGAAGCGCCCGCGGATCTCGTCGATATTGGCCAGCGTGCCGGACAGGTGCGCACGTAGCGCGCTCTCGGCGCGCGCCGGGTCGCCGGCCGCGATCGCATCGACGATGGCGTCATGGTCGCGCAGCACCGCCGTCGCCTTGCCCGGAATCGGCAGGTGCAGGCGGCGCAGCCGGTCGAGGTGGCCGCTCTGCCGGCGCACCAGCGTCCACAGGTCGGGCACCCGGGCCGCTTCGTAGAGTTCGCGATGGAAGGCCTGGTCGTTGACGTTGAATTCATCGAAGTCCTGCAGCTCAAGCATCAGGCGCTGCCGCGCGATCGTGGCGCGCAGGCGCTCGACCAGCACGGGGTCGGCCTGCAGCGCCAGCGTGCGCACGATCTCCAGCTCGACCGAGCGGCGCAGGAAGTGCGCCTGCGTCACCAGGGCGACGTCGATCGGGCTGACCACGGTGGCGTGCTGCGGAAAGATGTCGACCAGGCCTTCTTCGCCCAGCCGGATCAGGGCGTCGCGCACCGGGGTCTGGCTGATGCCGTACTGGTCGGCCAGCTCGGGGCGCGACAGCACGGTGCCCGGCGGCAGGGCCATCGAGATGATCTGGTCGCGCATGTGCTCGAACACCTGCGGCGCCGCGTGGCGCGTGCGGTCGAACTGGAACTTGGCGGCGGTAGGAATGGTTGCGGATGGCATGGGAAGGCTTGGCGCATGCCCGGATCGCCACACCGGTGGCGCCGAGGCGTTGCTGATGCGCTGGATTCTAAGGGATTTCACCCGCCTTCTCTCGCGTTGACGTACTAATATATTAGTGCTTTAATGTTTTCAAACGAGGCCAGGCAGCGCGGTTAGCCCGGCACCAGACAACAAGGTGGAAGAGACACATGACGGCTCGCAAGAAAACGCCGGACGCGCTGCGCAGCGCGCGCTGGTTCGCACCCGATGACCTGCGTTCGTCGGGCCATCGGTCCCGGATCATGCAGATGGGCTACTCGCCGGGCGAGTGGCTGGGCAAGCCGATCATCGCCATCATCAATACGTGGTCGGACATCAATCCCTGCCACGCCCACTTCAAGCAGCGCGTCGACGACGTCAAGCGCGGCATCCTCCAGGCCGGCGGCTTCCCGATCGAACTGCCGGCGATCTCGCTGTCGGAAAGCTCGGTCAAGCCGACCACCATGCTCTATCGCAATTTCCTCGCGATGGAGGCGGAAGAGCTGATCCGCTCGCACCCGATCGACGGCGCCGTGCTGATGGGCGGCTGCGACAAGACCACGCCGGGCCTGCTGATGGGCGCCACCAGCGCCGGCGTGCCGGCCATCTTCGTTCCCGCCGGGCCGATGCTGCGCGGCAACTACAAGGGCAACGTGCTGGGCTCCGGCTCGGACGCCTGGAAATACTGGGACGAGCGCCGCGCCGGCAACATCACCGACGCGCAGTGGACCGGCATCGAGGCCGGCATCGCGCGCAGCCACGGCACCTGCATGACCATGGGCACGGCCAGCACGATGACGGCGATTGCCGAAGCCATCGGCATGACGCTGCCCGGCGCCTCGTCGATCCCGGCGGCCGACGCCAACCATATCCGCATGTGCTCCGAGGCCGGCCGCCGCATCGTCGGCATGGTGTGGGAAGACCTGACGCCGCAGCGCATCCAGACCCGCCAGGCGTATGAAAACGCGATCGCCGTGGCGATGGCGATGGGCTGCTCGACCAACGCGATCATCCACCTCATCGCCATGGCCCGGCGCGCCGGCCATGACATCGGCCTGGAAGACTTCGATGCGGCCAGCCGGCGCGTGCCGGTGATCGCCAATATCCGGCCCAGCGGCGACAAGTACCTGATGGAGGATTTCTTCTACGCGGGCGGGCTGCCTGCGCTGATGCAGCGCATCAGCGACCGCCTGCACCTGGACGCGCTCACCATCACCGGGCGTCCGCTGGGCGAAACCATCGCCGATGCCGAGGTCTACAACGACGACGTGATCCGCACGCCGGAGAACGCGCTGTACCAGGAAGGCGCGCTGGCGGTGCTGAAGGGCAACATCGCGCCGGACGGCTGCGTGATCAAGCCCAGCGCGTGCGAGAAACGGTTCTTCCGGCATACCGGCCCGGCGCTGGTGTTCGACGACTATCCGTCGATGAAGGAAGCGGTGGAGCGCGACGACCTGGATGTCACCGCCGACCACGTGCTGATCCTGCGCAACGCCGGCCCGCAGGGCGGTCCCGGCATGCCGGAGTGGGGCATGCTGCCGATCCCGAAGAAGCTGGTGAAGCAGGGCGTGCGTGACATGCTGCGCATGTCCGACGCGCGCATGAGCGGCACCAGCTACGGCGCCTGCATCCTCCATGTCTCGCCCGAATCGTATGTGGGCGGACCGTTCGCGCTGGTGCGCACCGGCGACCTGATCTCGGTCGACATCGAACGGCGCAGCATCCACCTCGAAGTCTCCGATGAAGAGCTGGCGCGCCGCCGGGCGGAGTGGGCACCCCCGCCCGCGCGTTTCGGGCGCGGCTATGGCTGGATGTTCTCCCGGCATATCCGCCAGGCCAACGAAGGCTGCGATTTCGATTTCCTGCAAACCGACTTCGGCGCGCCGACCGGCGAGCCGAGCATCTACTGACGCCACCACACCGGCAAGGATCACCATGACCCGACTCAGCCCCGCGGTACGGGACCAGCTCAAGACCGTCAGCACCGCCACGCTGTGCACCGCGCTGTTCAAGCGCGGCCTGCGCAACCAGTTCATTCAGGACGTACGCCCGCTCAACCCGGAGGGCGGCACCATGGTGGGCGAGGCCTTCACGCTGCGCTATATCCCGGCGCGCGAAGACCTCAACCCCATCACCGTGTTCCAGGATCCCGCGCATCCGCAGCGGCAGGCGATCGAGCAGTGCCCGCCCGGCGCGGTGCTGGTGATCGACAGCCGCAAGGACGCGCGCGCGGCCTCGGCCGGCTCGATCCTGGTCTCGCGGCTGATGCAGCGCGGCGGCGCCGGCATCGTCACCGACGGCGGCTTTCGGGATTCGCCCGAGATCGCCCGCCTGGCGATTCCGGCGTACCACCAACGGCCTTCGGCGCCGACCAACCTGACGCTGCACCAGGCCCTGGAATTCAACGTGCCGATCGGCTGTGGCGATGTGGCGGTCTTTCCCGGCGACGTGATGGCTGGCGATGGCGAGGGCGTGATCGTGATCCCGGCGCACCTGGCCGAAGAAATCGCCGCCGAGGCCGTGGAGATGACCGCGTTCGAGGACTTCGTCACCGAGGAAGTGAACAAGGGCCGCTCGATCATCGGGCTTTACCCGCCGACCAGCGAGCAGGCGCGCGAGGACTTCGCGGCATGGCGCAAGACCAACGGGCGCTAGCCGAAGTCGGGGGCGAAGGCGGAGCGAAAGAGCAGGAAGTCACCCCGCAAACCTCACGAGCGGTAGCAAAGCCGCAGGTTTCCGATTTACCGATTGGGTGCTCCCTCTCCCGCAAGCGGGAGACGGGAGCAACCCGGCAGTTCCACAAATAAATCCAGGCAGGAGACACCATGAACACCAAGCTCCGTTCCCCCCGAATCGCCACCGCGCTCGCCGTGGCAGCGCTCTGCATCACCTTGGCTCCGACCGCCGGCATCGAACCCGCCGGCGGCAGCTCCGCGCAGTTCTCGGGCTTTATCCAGACCGAGATGGCCAAGTGGGCCAAGGTGGCCAGGAACGCCGGCATCCAGCCGGAATGACAAGACGCACACGACGACGCTCATCCCGACAACGCCAATCGAACGAGACAGCCATGCCAGACCGCATTCCCTCCACCGGCCGGCGCCGCGCGCTGCTGGCCCTGTGCCTCTGCGCCGCACCGCTCCTTGCACCTGCCGCCCACGCGCAAGCCAATCCCAACTGGCCAGCACGGCCGGTCACGATCATCCTGCCGTTCACACCCGGCGGCGGCACCGACATTGCCACGCGCCTGGTAGCGCAGCGCCTGTCGCAGCTGTGGGGCCAGCCGGTGCTGGTGGACAACCGGCCCGGCGCGGCCGGCAACGTTGGCCTGGAGCTGGCGTCACGCGCCAGGCCGGACGGCTATACGCTGGTGGCCGGCAACGTCGGCACCCAGTCGATCAATCCCACGCTGTACACCAAGCTGTCCTACGATCCCAACCGCCTGATCCCGATCACCGAGATGGCGGAGCTGCCGTTCGTGCTGGTGGTGACGCCAAAGCTGCCCGCCAGGACCCCGCAGGAGCTGGTGACGCTGGCCAGGGCGCAGCCGGGCAAGCTGTCGTTTGCCAGTTCGGGCACGGGCGGGTCGCCGCACCTGTCGGGCGAGATCTTCAAGGCCGCGACCGGCACCGACATGCTGCACGTGCCCTACAAGGGCGGCGGCGCCGCCATGAGCGACCTGATGGCGGGCAATGTCGACATGCTGTTCGCGTCGGTGCTGGAAACCGCCGGGCACGTCAAGGCGGGCAAGCTGCGCGCGCTTGCCGTCACCGGCACGGTGCGCTCGCCGGCGCTGCCGGACGTGCCCACGCTGGCGCAGGCCGGCATCAGCGGCGCCGAGTCCGGCTCATGGGTCGGCTTGCTGGCGCCGGCCGGCACGCCCAAGGACATCGTCGACAAGATCGCCGCGGGCGTGAAGCAGGTGGTGGCGCTGCCCGAAGTGCGCCAGCAGCTGGTGGACCAGGGCGCGATTCCCGTCGGCAGCACGCCGCAGCAGTTCACCGAGCTGATTTCCACCGACCGCAAGCGCTACGCCAAGGTCATCGTCGACAACAAACTGCGCGCCGACTGACGCGCGCGTCTCTCCTCAAAGGATCCCTTGCGCATGAAACCCCGCCTGTTGCAGCACGGCCGCCTGCCCGACGCCACCGAAGCGCGCCTGGCCGAGCACTATGACGTTCATCCGTTCTGGACCGAAGCCGATCCCGCCGGCTTCCTGGCCCGCCGCGGCAGCGAGTTCGTCGCGCTGACGACGCGCGCCGCGCTCGGCGCCGATGCCGCGCTGCTGGCCGCGCTGCCGTCGCTGCGCGTGATCTCCAGCTTTGGCGTCGGCCTGGACAAGCTAGATCTCGACACCGCGCGTCGGCGCGGCATCGCCGTGGGCTATACGCCGGACGTGCTCAACGACTGCGTGGCCGATACCGCGTTCGCGCTGCTGCTGGATGTCTCGCGCAAGGTCAGCGCCGCGGACCGCTTCGTGCGCCGCGGCGAATGGCCCAAGGGGCAGCCGTTCCCGCTGGCGACGCGCGTCAGCGGCAAGCGGCTCGGCATGATCGGCATGGGCCGCATCGGCCGCGTCATCGCGCACCGCTCGGTGGGGTTCGACATGGAAGTGCGTTATCACAGCCGCAACCCGGCCGAGGACGCGCCTTATCCCTATGAACCGTCGCTGGAAGCGCTGGCGCGATGGGCTGACTACCTTGTTGTCGCCACCGCCGGCGGTCCTGCCACGCGTCACCTGGTGTCCGCCGCTGTCCTCGATGCACTGGGCCCGCGCGGCTTCCTGATCAATATCGCCCGCGGCACGGTGGTAGACGAGGCGGCGCTCATCGATGCGCTGTCACAGCAGCGCATCGCCGGAGCGGGCCTTGACGTGTTCGAGGACGAACCGAACGTGCCCGAGGCGCTGTTCGGACTGGACAACGTCGTCTTGCTTCCGCATATCGCCAGCGCCACGCATGAAACACGGCAAGCGATGGCGGAGCTGGTATTCGAGAACCTGCAGCAGTTCTTTGCAACCGGCGCGGTGAAAAAGTCGGCAATCTGATGCAAGACTGCCGACTTGAAGTAGAAGCGTAAAAGGTTTGCCACCGCTGCTGCCTTTGGTCCGGGCCCGAGGCATGGCCTGGCGCACCTCGTTGCAAGCCTTGCGCCGGCAAGGCTGAAATCCTTACCTGAGAGCACATCGGAGGGCGGTGCTAAGGAAAGATGTTCTCCTTGGCTCAGAGCCGGGATGATGGCAAAGCGTCCGGCACACCGCTTGCTTGAGACAGTCTGGGCGGAGCAAGGTCCGCAGTCATCTTTCGGGGGCATGGGATGGACGCGCCGGCAAGCGACTTCAGGAAATACAAGGGGCTCAAGGGACGCATGCTCATCGTCGGCTTCGGCAGCATCGCACGATCCGCGGTGCCGCTGCTGCTGCGCCATTTCGACATCACGCCTGACCGGATCACTGTCGTCTGTCCGGCCGGCAACGATACCTCGGTCGCGGCCTCGTTCGGCATCCCGGTGCTGGAAAAAACGCTGACCGAGGCCAACTACAAGGACGTCCTGCAACCGCTGCTGGGCGAGGGCGACTTCCTGCTGAACCTGTCGGTCAACGTTTCCAGCGAGGCATTGGTGCGGTATTGCTGGGAGCACGGCGTGCGCTACCTGGATACGTCGATCGAGCCCTGGGCGGGCGCTTGCGCCGATCCCGATGCCTCGCTATCGCGGCGCAGCAACTATGCATTGCGGGAAGGCGTGCTTGCCTTCCGCCTGGACAAGCGCGACGGTCCTACCGCGGTCCTGACGCAGGGCGCGAACCCGGGGCTGGTGTCAGCCTTCGTCAAGCAGGCGCTGGTCAACATGGCCGCGGACAACGACCTCGAATACGATCCGCCGGCGTGCTTCGAAGACTGGGCGGCACTGGCACGGCAACTGGATATCCGCGCGATCCACGTGTCCGAACAGGACACGCAGGTCGGCGAGCAGCGCAAGGCTCCGGACGAGTTCGTCAATACCTGGTCGGTCGACGGCTTTATCGAGGAAGGCATGCAGCCCGCGGAACTCGGCTGGGGCACGCATGAGCGGCACTGGCCCGATGAAGCGAGGCGCCATGGCTTCGGCTCGGATGCGGCGGTCTACCTGACGCGCCCCGGTTTCGCGACGCGCGTGCGCAGCTGGACACCGCTGGGCGGGCCTTACCAGGGTTTCCTGATCACGCACGGCGAATCGATCTCCATTGCCGACCACCTGACGCTGCGCGAGAACGGCGAAGTCGCCTACCGGCCGACCGTCCACTACGTCTACCGTCCCTGCGACGACGCGCTGCTGTCGATCGACGAACTGGCCGGCAACGGATGGCGCAGGCAGGCGCACCAGCGCATCCTGCGCGACGATATCGTTGGCGGGATGGATGAACTCGGCGTGCTGCTGATGGGCAATGCGCGCGGCGTGTACTGGTATGGCTCGCGGCTTGCCAGCGAAGACGCGCGGCGGCTGGCGGAACACAATACCGCGACCAGCCTGCAGGTCGTGGCGGGAATCCTGGGGGGCATCGTCTGGGCGCTGGAGCATCCGCGCGCGGGCGTGGTCGAGCCCGAGGACCTGGATTTCGAGATGGTGCTGCGGGTGGCCCGGCCTTACCTGGGCGAAGTGGTTGGCGTCTATGGCGAATGGACGCCGCTGGCGCAGCAGTCCGGCCTCTACCCCGAACCGAGCGATGAAGACCCCTGGCAGTTCATAAACGTGCGCGTACCTTAGGGGTCCCGCTCAACCGAGCCTGGCGGGCCGAACGGAGCCGAGACGATGGCGGGGCTGCTGCAGAAAGAACTGGGTGTCATCGAGAACTCGTACTATGAGGCGAGCGTGGTCCGCCCTCCGCCCAGCCCGCCGCTGCAGGGGCGCCTGCGTACGCAGGTGTGCGTAGTGGGCGGCGGCTATGCCGGCTTGTCCTGTGCGCTGGAACTGGCGGCGCTGGGCTTCGATGTCGCGCTGCTGGAAGCGCACCGGATCGGATGGGGGGCCTCGGGGCGCAATGGCGGACAGGCGATCGTCGGGTTCGGATCGGAAGGCGAGGGCGCCATCGAACGCCAATGCCCGGAAGAGCTGGCACGCGCGGCCTGGAATGCCTCGGTCGAAGGCATGCGCCTGCTGGAGCGGCGCATCGACACTTTCGCCATTGCCTGCGACCATGTGCGCGGCTACATGACGCTGGCGCCGCGGCAGCGCAAGGTCGACGGCCTGCGCCGATGGGTGCGCCACATGCGCGAACACTATGGCTATCCGCTTGAATGGGTCGAGCGCGCGCAGCTTTCGCGCTATGTCTGCAGCGACCGCTTTGTCGCAGGCGCCTTCGATCCGCACTCGGGCCACCTGCATCCGCTCAAGTATTGCCTCGGCCTCGGCGATGCGGCGCGCCGGCAGGGCGTCAAGGTCTTCGAGAATTCGCCGGCCTATCGCGTGGAGCGCGACATGGCGCCCGTGGTGAAAACGGCGGAAGGCGAGATCCACTGCGAGCAGGTCGTGCTGGCGGGCAATGTCTACCTTGGCGAATTCGGCGACCACCTGGCGCCGGAAATCGCCGCGCGCATCATGCCGGTGGGGACCTACATGATTGCCACGGAGCCCATGGAGGCCGGCCGTGCCAACGCGCTGATACCGGGCAGGGTGGCGGCCTCGGACAACAACCTGATCGTGGATTATTTCCGCCTGAGCGCGGACAACCGCTTGCTGTTCGGCGCTGGCGAGACCTTCAATGCGCGCCCGCCGCAGAACCTGGTGCAGCGCATCCGCGCGCGCATGGTGCAAACGTTCCCGCAGACCGCGGACCTCAATATCGACTATGCCTGGGGCGGTTTTGTCGATGTCACGATGAACCGCGCCCCAGACCTCGGGCGCATTGGTTCATGCCTTTACTACGCGCAGGGATTTTCGGGCCATGGGCTGCTGTTCGCCGGCATGGCAGGCAAGCTGATCGCGGAAGCGATGAGCGGCGATGCGTCGCGATTCGACGTCTTCACGCGCATCCGGCATCACCAGTTCCCGGGCGGTGCGTGGTTCCGCACGCCGGCGCTGGTATTGGGGATGTGGTACTACAGGCTGCGCGACCTGCTCTGAGGGCGGCAGCGGAGCAGGTCAGACCGGGGTGTTCCTGGCTTTTTCCGCCGTCGCCGGCTGTTCCGCCGGCACCGGCGGCAGGGTGATGCATTCCGGCTGCGTCATGGAGTCCGCCGGCGGCATGGCGTGGGAGCAATCAATACGCTGGGTGATATCGCCGTTCTTGTCATGCACATAGAGCATCGCTTGCCGCTCCACCGCGAGCGACGTGGCAAGGGCAATGGCGCTGGTCAGATCGAGGCCGACCTGAATGCGCCCTTCACCCTCTGCTGCGATTGCCCAGTGTCCATCGAAAACAACATGCACATTGCAGTTCTGAACAGGCATCGGCTGCTTCCTCAATGGATGGCCCAACGGGCCCTTCAAATATTGTAGACACAAGCTGGCATGAGACCGCCCCGAACGGGGGCGCCCGGAAGTCGCGCAATCCGTACAGCATGGCAGGGCTGTCTTTCCTCGCAAGAAATGATCCTGCAAGGGCCATACCCGCGCGCACAGCGGTTGCCCGTCACGCGCCCAGACCCCGGAACTCCGGGAATAAGGCCAGGAACTCCGTATCCGCTGGCGCGGGCGCGCTTTGCAGAATTTGCATTTGTCGCCCTGGCGCGGGTAGTAATTTTACATGGGCTGAGGGGCCCTGTTCACGTCCGATGGCAGCTGTGCCGCAAGCGGCATTTGCCAGTGGCGACCGGTCCGGCCCCAGCGCTGCGCGCAGGCGGCACTTTGCCGTTCCGCCGTTGCCGTCCTACAACTGGAGAGTGGGCCGGAAAGGCACCGGGCCGCACTTGTGAGGAGACCCATCATGTGCCGCTGGCTGGCGTACTCGGGCAGGTCCGTTCCTCTGGAAGCGGTGCTGTTCCAGCCGGAACATTCATTGATCGACCAGAGCCTGAATTCCAGGCTCGGCCATACCACCACCAATGGCGATGGCTTCGGCGTCGGCTGGTACGGCAGGCATTCCGAGGTGCCATTCCGCTACCGCTGCCTGCATCCGGCATGGAGCGACACCAACCTGCGCGAGACCGCGCGCGCGGTGCGGGCGCCGCTGTTTCTGGCCCATGTGCGCGCGGCCACCGGCACGCCCACGCAGGAGACCAACTGCCATCCGTTCCGCTTCGGCCGCTGGCTGTTCGTGCATAACGGGCTGATCCGCGAATATCCGCAGCTGCGGCGCGACCTGATGATGGCCGTGGCGCCGCACCTGTTCCGCTGGATCGAGGGATCGACCGACTCGGAGGTCATGTTCTTCCTGGCGCTGACCTTCGGCCTGGAGCGCGACCCGAGTGGCGCACTGGAGCAGATGGCGGGGCTGATCGAGGACGTCGGCCATCGCTATGACGTGCAGTTCCCGCTCAACATGACGGTGTGCGTCACGGATGGCCAGCAGGTCGTGGCGGTGCGCTATTCGAGCGAGACGGCGTCGCGCTCGCTGTTCCACAGCACCTCGTTCCGGCAGCTGCGCGAGCTGTATCCCCAGGATCCGCGCATCATCGCCGCCGGCGACGATGCGTTCCTGGTGTTGTCGGAGCCGCTGATCGATGTGCAGGGGGTTTGGGAGGAGATCCCGGAAGCGACTATCCTGGTGGCCCGGAATGGCCAGATCGAGCACAAGCGCTTTGTGCCGAGAATGCCTGAGCCGTCCGCGTAGCCACCGGGGAAGGGTGCCTTGCCAGAAGGCGCCGGGATAGTCAGGCGGGCTTGTCGGCCTGTGACGGTTCGGTCGCCTGTGCTGGCTGTTCCGGCTGCGTTTGCTGGGCCTGCTGGGCCTGCCGGGCTTGCTCGGCTTGCTGCGCTGGTTGCTTCGGTAGCGGCCGGGCAGTGCGGCTGCGCTGCAATTGCCGCGCGCGCCGGGCATCGGCCTCGGTGACCTGTCCGGCGGGCTCGCCGGCAAGGTCCACGCGCGCCGCGCCTTCCACCATGCCGTTCCAGTAGCGTGCGCCGCGGCACCAGGTCCGGATCGCGTCGCGCAGCTCGGCCTCGGTCAGCTTCAGTTCCTGTGCGTGCTGCACCAGGTCCTGGAAGATGCCGACCTTGAGCGGCACTTTCGGCGCCGGGTTCTTCGGGAAGACGGCAGGGAAACGCTTTTGCAGCCTGGAGATGGCGAGGACCACCGGATCGACCGGCTTTTCCGGCACAGCCGGGGCGGCATCGCGTGCGCGCGCGGGCTTGTTGCCCTTGGGACCCTTGGCGCCCTTGCCGCCGTTAGTTCCCTTGCCGTCGGTTGTTCCCTTGTTGCCGTTGGTGCCCTTGGTTCGCTTTGCAGACTCGGCCGCCTTTTCGGCCTTTGCCTGTTCCACGAGTTTTGCCTTCAGCGCCGCCAGTTGTTCGAAGCCCATTGTGTCAAGACATGTAAACGTGGCGGCATTGTATCAGGGTGCCGTCTGACTCACCGATCAGCGCTCGCGCGACAGGTTTTCAAGCCACAGGCTCATCAACCCGGCACGGCCCCTGACGCCGAATTTGCGGAAGATCGTGGTGACGTAGGAATGGGTGGTGGAGACGGCGAGGCCGAGGCGCTGGGCGATCTGCTTCTCCGAAGCGTCGGTCAGCAGCAGCTGCAGGACCTTCTGCTCATGGGGCGCGAGCGGCACCGGGGAAAACGCCAGGCCCAGTTCGACCACGCTTTTCTTCCTCAATGCCGTGACATCGCGCGCGACCCCGACGCGCATCCGTTCCGATTGCAGCCATCCGGCCGACCACATGATATGGACCGCGTTGCCGTCCTTGTGCCGGTAGCGGTTCTCGAAGC
Encoded proteins:
- a CDS encoding Bug family tripartite tricarboxylate transporter substrate binding protein; translated protein: MPDRIPSTGRRRALLALCLCAAPLLAPAAHAQANPNWPARPVTIILPFTPGGGTDIATRLVAQRLSQLWGQPVLVDNRPGAAGNVGLELASRARPDGYTLVAGNVGTQSINPTLYTKLSYDPNRLIPITEMAELPFVLVVTPKLPARTPQELVTLARAQPGKLSFASSGTGGSPHLSGEIFKAATGTDMLHVPYKGGGAAMSDLMAGNVDMLFASVLETAGHVKAGKLRALAVTGTVRSPALPDVPTLAQAGISGAESGSWVGLLAPAGTPKDIVDKIAAGVKQVVALPEVRQQLVDQGAIPVGSTPQQFTELISTDRKRYAKVIVDNKLRAD
- a CDS encoding 2-hydroxyacid dehydrogenase: MKPRLLQHGRLPDATEARLAEHYDVHPFWTEADPAGFLARRGSEFVALTTRAALGADAALLAALPSLRVISSFGVGLDKLDLDTARRRGIAVGYTPDVLNDCVADTAFALLLDVSRKVSAADRFVRRGEWPKGQPFPLATRVSGKRLGMIGMGRIGRVIAHRSVGFDMEVRYHSRNPAEDAPYPYEPSLEALARWADYLVVATAGGPATRHLVSAAVLDALGPRGFLINIARGTVVDEAALIDALSQQRIAGAGLDVFEDEPNVPEALFGLDNVVLLPHIASATHETRQAMAELVFENLQQFFATGAVKKSAI
- the araD gene encoding L-arabinonate dehydratase is translated as MTARKKTPDALRSARWFAPDDLRSSGHRSRIMQMGYSPGEWLGKPIIAIINTWSDINPCHAHFKQRVDDVKRGILQAGGFPIELPAISLSESSVKPTTMLYRNFLAMEAEELIRSHPIDGAVLMGGCDKTTPGLLMGATSAGVPAIFVPAGPMLRGNYKGNVLGSGSDAWKYWDERRAGNITDAQWTGIEAGIARSHGTCMTMGTASTMTAIAEAIGMTLPGASSIPAADANHIRMCSEAGRRIVGMVWEDLTPQRIQTRQAYENAIAVAMAMGCSTNAIIHLIAMARRAGHDIGLEDFDAASRRVPVIANIRPSGDKYLMEDFFYAGGLPALMQRISDRLHLDALTITGRPLGETIADAEVYNDDVIRTPENALYQEGALAVLKGNIAPDGCVIKPSACEKRFFRHTGPALVFDDYPSMKEAVERDDLDVTADHVLILRNAGPQGGPGMPEWGMLPIPKKLVKQGVRDMLRMSDARMSGTSYGACILHVSPESYVGGPFALVRTGDLISVDIERRSIHLEVSDEELARRRAEWAPPPARFGRGYGWMFSRHIRQANEGCDFDFLQTDFGAPTGEPSIY
- a CDS encoding DUF2188 domain-containing protein, which encodes MPVQNCNVHVVFDGHWAIAAEGEGRIQVGLDLTSAIALATSLAVERQAMLYVHDKNGDITQRIDCSHAMPPADSMTQPECITLPPVPAEQPATAEKARNTPV
- a CDS encoding NAD(P)/FAD-dependent oxidoreductase, whose amino-acid sequence is MAGLLQKELGVIENSYYEASVVRPPPSPPLQGRLRTQVCVVGGGYAGLSCALELAALGFDVALLEAHRIGWGASGRNGGQAIVGFGSEGEGAIERQCPEELARAAWNASVEGMRLLERRIDTFAIACDHVRGYMTLAPRQRKVDGLRRWVRHMREHYGYPLEWVERAQLSRYVCSDRFVAGAFDPHSGHLHPLKYCLGLGDAARRQGVKVFENSPAYRVERDMAPVVKTAEGEIHCEQVVLAGNVYLGEFGDHLAPEIAARIMPVGTYMIATEPMEAGRANALIPGRVAASDNNLIVDYFRLSADNRLLFGAGETFNARPPQNLVQRIRARMVQTFPQTADLNIDYAWGGFVDVTMNRAPDLGRIGSCLYYAQGFSGHGLLFAGMAGKLIAEAMSGDASRFDVFTRIRHHQFPGGAWFRTPALVLGMWYYRLRDLL
- a CDS encoding ribonuclease activity regulator RraA; this encodes MTRLSPAVRDQLKTVSTATLCTALFKRGLRNQFIQDVRPLNPEGGTMVGEAFTLRYIPAREDLNPITVFQDPAHPQRQAIEQCPPGAVLVIDSRKDARAASAGSILVSRLMQRGGAGIVTDGGFRDSPEIARLAIPAYHQRPSAPTNLTLHQALEFNVPIGCGDVAVFPGDVMAGDGEGVIVIPAHLAEEIAAEAVEMTAFEDFVTEEVNKGRSIIGLYPPTSEQAREDFAAWRKTNGR
- a CDS encoding GntR family transcriptional regulator encodes the protein MPSATIPTAAKFQFDRTRHAAPQVFEHMRDQIISMALPPGTVLSRPELADQYGISQTPVRDALIRLGEEGLVDIFPQHATVVSPIDVALVTQAHFLRRSVELEIVRTLALQADPVLVERLRATIARQRLMLELQDFDEFNVNDQAFHRELYEAARVPDLWTLVRRQSGHLDRLRRLHLPIPGKATAVLRDHDAIVDAIAAGDPARAESALRAHLSGTLANIDEIRGRFTDYFR
- a CDS encoding class II glutamine amidotransferase, with amino-acid sequence MCRWLAYSGRSVPLEAVLFQPEHSLIDQSLNSRLGHTTTNGDGFGVGWYGRHSEVPFRYRCLHPAWSDTNLRETARAVRAPLFLAHVRAATGTPTQETNCHPFRFGRWLFVHNGLIREYPQLRRDLMMAVAPHLFRWIEGSTDSEVMFFLALTFGLERDPSGALEQMAGLIEDVGHRYDVQFPLNMTVCVTDGQQVVAVRYSSETASRSLFHSTSFRQLRELYPQDPRIIAAGDDAFLVLSEPLIDVQGVWEEIPEATILVARNGQIEHKRFVPRMPEPSA
- a CDS encoding homospermidine synthase — translated: MDAPASDFRKYKGLKGRMLIVGFGSIARSAVPLLLRHFDITPDRITVVCPAGNDTSVAASFGIPVLEKTLTEANYKDVLQPLLGEGDFLLNLSVNVSSEALVRYCWEHGVRYLDTSIEPWAGACADPDASLSRRSNYALREGVLAFRLDKRDGPTAVLTQGANPGLVSAFVKQALVNMAADNDLEYDPPACFEDWAALARQLDIRAIHVSEQDTQVGEQRKAPDEFVNTWSVDGFIEEGMQPAELGWGTHERHWPDEARRHGFGSDAAVYLTRPGFATRVRSWTPLGGPYQGFLITHGESISIADHLTLRENGEVAYRPTVHYVYRPCDDALLSIDELAGNGWRRQAHQRILRDDIVGGMDELGVLLMGNARGVYWYGSRLASEDARRLAEHNTATSLQVVAGILGGIVWALEHPRAGVVEPEDLDFEMVLRVARPYLGEVVGVYGEWTPLAQQSGLYPEPSDEDPWQFINVRVP
- a CDS encoding ProQ/FinO family protein; translation: MEQAKAEKAAESAKRTKGTNGNKGTTDGKGTNGGKGAKGPKGNKPARARDAAPAVPEKPVDPVVLAISRLQKRFPAVFPKNPAPKVPLKVGIFQDLVQHAQELKLTEAELRDAIRTWCRGARYWNGMVEGAARVDLAGEPAGQVTEADARRARQLQRSRTARPLPKQPAQQAEQARQAQQAQQTQPEQPAQATEPSQADKPA